A window from Felis catus isolate Fca126 chromosome B1, F.catus_Fca126_mat1.0, whole genome shotgun sequence encodes these proteins:
- the LOC101083586 gene encoding L-threonine 3-dehydrogenase, mitochondrial isoform X1 encodes MPVARMLRQVVGQMPGRPACGCWTSAPLARFLGTSPRQIPADANFCSSSFSGTDQPRVLITGGLGQLGVGLANFLRKRFGKDNVILSDIRKPPDHIFHGGPFIYSDILDYKNLREIVVNNRITWLFHYSALLSAIGEANVSLARAVNITGLHNVLDVAAEHNLRLFVPSTIGAFGPTSPRNPTPDICIQRPRTIYGVSKVHAELMGEYYHYRYGLDFRCLRYPGIISADSQPGGGTTEHKEVLRLRLLRTTALMQEVFKKTHRQDSLSDYAVQIFHDAVKNGKFECNLKSSTRLPMMYIDDCLRATLEVMEAPAESLSMRTYNVNAMSFTPEDLAQELLKHIPEFQITYNVDSVRQAIADSWPMNFDDSNARKDWGWKHDFDLPELVTTMLNFHGSDTRVAQAN; translated from the exons ATGCCGGTCGCCAGGATGCTGCGGCAGGTTGTGGGCCAGATGCCGGGGAGACCAGCCTGTGGCTGCTGGACCTCTGCCCCGCTGGCCCGGTTTCTGGGCACCTCCCCTCGGCAAATTCCAGCAGATGCCAACTtctgctcttcctctttctctggaaCAGACCAGCCACGCGTCTTAATTACAG GGGGTCTTGGCCAGCTTGGAGTGGGGCTTGCTAACTTTTTGAG GAAACGCTTTGGGAAGGACAATGTGATTTTGTCTGACATAAGGAAACCACCTGATCACATCTTCCACGGTG gcccatttatttattctgacatTCTGGATTACAAGAATCTTCGGGAGATCGTGGTAAACAACCGCATTACCTGGTTGTTTCATTATAGCGCTTTGCTCAGTGCCATTGGAGAAGCAAACGTGTCCTTGGCCAGAGCCGTAAATATCACTG GATTGCATAACGTCCTGGATGTTGCAGCAGAGCACAATTTGCGATTGTTTGTGCCTAGCACAATCGGAGCTTTTGGACCTACTTCTCCCCGGAATCCAACTCCCGATATCTGTATTCAGAGGCCCAGGACTATCTACGGGGTGTCCAAGGTCCATGCGGAGCTCATGGGAGAA taTTATCATTACCGGTATGGATTAGATTTCCGATGCCTGAGATACCCTGGAATCATCTCTGCGGACTCCCAGCCTGGTGGAGGAACAACTG agcataaaGAAGTTCTGAGACTAAGGcttctgagaaccactgccctaatGCAAGAGGTTTTTAAGAAGACCCACAGACAGGATTCTCTTTCAGACTATGCAGTCCAGATCTTCCACGATGCTGTAAAGAATGGCAAATTTGAGTGCAACCTGAAATCCAGCACGCGACTCCCAATGATGTATATTGATGACTGCCTCAGGGCCACCCTGGAAGTCATGGAGGCCCCGGCAGAGTCCCTGTCCATGAGGACCTACAATGTCAATGCCATGAGTTTCACCCCTGAGGACCTGGCCCAGGAGCTTCTCAAGCACATACCAGAATTCCAGATCACGTACAATGTGGATTCTGTTCGACAGGCCATAG CGGATAGCTGGCCGATGAATTTTGATGACAGCAATGCTCGGAAAGACTGGGGGTGGAAACATGACTTTGATCTTCCAGAGCTGGTGACGACGATGTTGAACTTCCATGGCTCTGATACCAGAGTTGCCCAAGCTAACTGA
- the LOC101083586 gene encoding L-threonine 3-dehydrogenase, mitochondrial isoform X2: MPVARMLRQVVGQMPGRPACGCWTSAPLARFLGTSPRQIPADANFCSSSFSGTDQPRVLITGGLGQLGVGLANFLRKRFGKDNVILSDIRKPPDHIFHGGPFIYSDILDYKNLREIVVNNRITWLFHYSALLSAIGEANVSLARAVNITGLHNVLDVAAEHNLRLFVPSTIGAFGPTSPRNPTPDICIQRPRTIYGVSKVHAELMGEYYHYRYGLDFRCLRYPGIISADSQPGGGTTDYAVQIFHDAVKNGKFECNLKSSTRLPMMYIDDCLRATLEVMEAPAESLSMRTYNVNAMSFTPEDLAQELLKHIPEFQITYNVDSVRQAIADSWPMNFDDSNARKDWGWKHDFDLPELVTTMLNFHGSDTRVAQAN; the protein is encoded by the exons ATGCCGGTCGCCAGGATGCTGCGGCAGGTTGTGGGCCAGATGCCGGGGAGACCAGCCTGTGGCTGCTGGACCTCTGCCCCGCTGGCCCGGTTTCTGGGCACCTCCCCTCGGCAAATTCCAGCAGATGCCAACTtctgctcttcctctttctctggaaCAGACCAGCCACGCGTCTTAATTACAG GGGGTCTTGGCCAGCTTGGAGTGGGGCTTGCTAACTTTTTGAG GAAACGCTTTGGGAAGGACAATGTGATTTTGTCTGACATAAGGAAACCACCTGATCACATCTTCCACGGTG gcccatttatttattctgacatTCTGGATTACAAGAATCTTCGGGAGATCGTGGTAAACAACCGCATTACCTGGTTGTTTCATTATAGCGCTTTGCTCAGTGCCATTGGAGAAGCAAACGTGTCCTTGGCCAGAGCCGTAAATATCACTG GATTGCATAACGTCCTGGATGTTGCAGCAGAGCACAATTTGCGATTGTTTGTGCCTAGCACAATCGGAGCTTTTGGACCTACTTCTCCCCGGAATCCAACTCCCGATATCTGTATTCAGAGGCCCAGGACTATCTACGGGGTGTCCAAGGTCCATGCGGAGCTCATGGGAGAA taTTATCATTACCGGTATGGATTAGATTTCCGATGCCTGAGATACCCTGGAATCATCTCTGCGGACTCCCAGCCTGGTGGAGGAACAACTG ACTATGCAGTCCAGATCTTCCACGATGCTGTAAAGAATGGCAAATTTGAGTGCAACCTGAAATCCAGCACGCGACTCCCAATGATGTATATTGATGACTGCCTCAGGGCCACCCTGGAAGTCATGGAGGCCCCGGCAGAGTCCCTGTCCATGAGGACCTACAATGTCAATGCCATGAGTTTCACCCCTGAGGACCTGGCCCAGGAGCTTCTCAAGCACATACCAGAATTCCAGATCACGTACAATGTGGATTCTGTTCGACAGGCCATAG CGGATAGCTGGCCGATGAATTTTGATGACAGCAATGCTCGGAAAGACTGGGGGTGGAAACATGACTTTGATCTTCCAGAGCTGGTGACGACGATGTTGAACTTCCATGGCTCTGATACCAGAGTTGCCCAAGCTAACTGA
- the LOC101083586 gene encoding L-threonine 3-dehydrogenase, mitochondrial isoform X3, with the protein MSWHLLHTSIRAHQIMRGNSWPRELGGGLGQLGVGLANFLRKRFGKDNVILSDIRKPPDHIFHGGPFIYSDILDYKNLREIVVNNRITWLFHYSALLSAIGEANVSLARAVNITGLHNVLDVAAEHNLRLFVPSTIGAFGPTSPRNPTPDICIQRPRTIYGVSKVHAELMGEYYHYRYGLDFRCLRYPGIISADSQPGGGTTEHKEVLRLRLLRTTALMQEVFKKTHRQDSLSDYAVQIFHDAVKNGKFECNLKSSTRLPMMYIDDCLRATLEVMEAPAESLSMRTYNVNAMSFTPEDLAQELLKHIPEFQITYNVDSVRQAIADSWPMNFDDSNARKDWGWKHDFDLPELVTTMLNFHGSDTRVAQAN; encoded by the exons ATGTCTTGGCACCTGTTGCACACAAGCATCAGAGCCCATCAAATAATGAGAGGCAATTCCTGGCCCAGGGAGCTAGGAG GGGGTCTTGGCCAGCTTGGAGTGGGGCTTGCTAACTTTTTGAG GAAACGCTTTGGGAAGGACAATGTGATTTTGTCTGACATAAGGAAACCACCTGATCACATCTTCCACGGTG gcccatttatttattctgacatTCTGGATTACAAGAATCTTCGGGAGATCGTGGTAAACAACCGCATTACCTGGTTGTTTCATTATAGCGCTTTGCTCAGTGCCATTGGAGAAGCAAACGTGTCCTTGGCCAGAGCCGTAAATATCACTG GATTGCATAACGTCCTGGATGTTGCAGCAGAGCACAATTTGCGATTGTTTGTGCCTAGCACAATCGGAGCTTTTGGACCTACTTCTCCCCGGAATCCAACTCCCGATATCTGTATTCAGAGGCCCAGGACTATCTACGGGGTGTCCAAGGTCCATGCGGAGCTCATGGGAGAA taTTATCATTACCGGTATGGATTAGATTTCCGATGCCTGAGATACCCTGGAATCATCTCTGCGGACTCCCAGCCTGGTGGAGGAACAACTG agcataaaGAAGTTCTGAGACTAAGGcttctgagaaccactgccctaatGCAAGAGGTTTTTAAGAAGACCCACAGACAGGATTCTCTTTCAGACTATGCAGTCCAGATCTTCCACGATGCTGTAAAGAATGGCAAATTTGAGTGCAACCTGAAATCCAGCACGCGACTCCCAATGATGTATATTGATGACTGCCTCAGGGCCACCCTGGAAGTCATGGAGGCCCCGGCAGAGTCCCTGTCCATGAGGACCTACAATGTCAATGCCATGAGTTTCACCCCTGAGGACCTGGCCCAGGAGCTTCTCAAGCACATACCAGAATTCCAGATCACGTACAATGTGGATTCTGTTCGACAGGCCATAG CGGATAGCTGGCCGATGAATTTTGATGACAGCAATGCTCGGAAAGACTGGGGGTGGAAACATGACTTTGATCTTCCAGAGCTGGTGACGACGATGTTGAACTTCCATGGCTCTGATACCAGAGTTGCCCAAGCTAACTGA